A window of the Arachis duranensis cultivar V14167 chromosome 5, aradu.V14167.gnm2.J7QH, whole genome shotgun sequence genome harbors these coding sequences:
- the LOC107490574 gene encoding transmembrane 9 superfamily member 3: MRKNHHLLPLLLLSLTFLSFSTVRSDSSDHRYKEGNIVPLYANKVGPFHNPSETYRYFDLPFCLPDDLKEKKEALGEVLNGDRLVSAPYKLEFQQDKDSVPVCKKTLKKEDVAKFRAAVRKDYYFQMYYDDLPIWGFIGKVDKEGKDPSDYKYYLYKHIHFDIYYNNDRVIEINVRTDPNALVDVTEDNEVEVEFLYTVKWKETNTPFEKRMDKYSQSSSLPHHLEIHWFSIINSCVTVLLLTGFLATILMRVLKNDFVKYAHDEEAAEDQEETGWKYIHGDVFRFPKYKSLFAAALGSGTQLFTLTVFIFILALVGVFYPYNRGALFTALVVIYALTSGIAGYTATSFYCQLEGSNWVRNLLLTGCLFCGPLFLTFCFLNTVAIVYNATAALPFGTIVVIVLIWTLVTSPLLVLGGIAGKNSKAEFQAPCRTTKYPREIPPLPWYRGTIPQMAMAGFLPFSAIYIELYYIFASVWGHRIYTIYSILFIVFIILLIVTAFITVALTYFQLAAEDHEWWWRSFLCGGSTGLFIYAYCLYYYYARSDMSGFMQTSFFFGYMACICYGFFLMLGTVGFRAALLFVRHIYRSIKCE, translated from the exons ATGAGGAAGAATCATCACCTGCTTCCTCTTCTGTTGCTCTCACTCACCTTCCTCTCATTCTCCACCGTCAGATCCGATTCCTCAGATCACAGATACAAGGAAGGAAATATCGTCCCTCTATACGCAAACAAAGTTGGCCCTTTCCACAACCCAAG TGAGACATATCGATATTTTGATCTACCATTCTGCCTGCCAG ATgatttgaaggagaagaaagaagctCTTGGTGAGGTCTTAAACGGTGACCGTTTGGTTAGTGCTCCTTACAAGTTAGAGTTCCAGCAGGATAAGGACTCCGTGCCAGTTTGCAAGAAGACACTGAAGAAGGAAGATGTCGCCAAGTTCCGAGCAGCAGTTCGCAAAGACTACTACTTCCAGATGTACTATGATGACTTGCCCATTTGGGGTTTCATTGGAAAAGTTGATAAGGAGGGAAAGGATCCAAGTGATTACAAGTACTACCTGTACAAGCACATTCACTTTGACATATATTATAACAATGATCGCGTCATTGAGATCAATGTGCGAACGGATCCAAATGCACTTGTGGATGTCACGGAGGATAATGAGGTTGAGGTGGAGTTCTTGTATACTGTGAAGTGGAAGGAGACTAACACCCCCTTCGAGAAGCGGATGGATAAGTACTCACAATCTTCATCGCTACCCCATCATTTGGAAATCCACTGGTTCTCGATTATCAACTCATGTGTGACGGTCCTGCTGCTGACTGGTTTCCTTGCAACAATTCTGATGCGGGTCCTTAAGAATGACTTTGTCAA GTATGCCCATGATGAGGAAGCTGCTGAGGACCAAGAAGAGACTGGTTGGAAATATATTCATGGAGATGTATTTAGATTTCCAAAATACAAGTCTCTATTTGCTGCTGCCCTTGGATCTGGTACCCAATTGTTTACCCT TACGGTATTCATATTCATCTTGGCACTTGTTGGAGTCTTTTACCCATACAACCGAGGTGCTCTGTTTACCGCACTTGTTGTCATTTATGCGCTCACTTCAGGAATTGCTGGCTATACAGCAACATCTTTCTACTGTCAATTAGAAGGATCAAACTGG GTTAGGAATCTTCTATTGACTGGATGCCTCTTCTGTGGACCATTGTTTCTCACATTTTGCTTCCTGAACACTGTTGCAATTGTTTACAATGCTACTGCAGCCCTCCCATTTGGTACAATTGTGGTTATAGTTCTGATATGGACACTTGTCACATCTCCTTTGCTTGTGTTGGGTGGGATTGCTGGGAAGAATAGCAAGGCTGAATTTCAGGCTCCCTGCCGTACAACCAAGTATCCAAGGGAGATTCCACCTTTGCCATGGTATCGGGGAACAATTCCCCAGATGGCAATGGCCGGGTTTTTGCCCTTCAGTGCAATATACATTGAACTATACTATATATTTGCCAGTGTTTGGGGTCACAGGATTTACACCATCTACAGTATACTGTTCATTGTCTTCATCATTCTCTTGATTGTTACTGCTTTCATTACTGTGGCATTAACGTACTTCCAGCTTGCTGCTGAGGATCACGAATGGTGGTGGAG ATCATTCCTCTGTGGTGGTTCAACTGGCTTATTTATATACGCCTACTGTCTGTATTACTACTACGCTCGCTCGGACATGTCTGGATTCATGCAGACGTCATTTTTCTTTGGATACATGGCATGCATATGCTATGGTTTCTTCTTGATGCTTGGAACTGTCGGATTCCGTGCGGCTTTACTCTTTGTCCGCCACATATATCGATCCATCAAGTGCGAGTAA